In Synechococcus sp. A18-25c, a single window of DNA contains:
- a CDS encoding response regulator transcription factor: protein MTSSSHDLLVHGSGQAPVQQQSTASLAAREPARILVVEPHPTLRTVLVQRLRQDGHLTAAVSSCEEALELCQEQAPDLLVSAELLEHSSALRLGQQLRCPVIVLTARSGAEPVVGLLDDGADDVLRKPFGLEELAARCRTLLKRGRSGLQERVTVGPLEVHLLLRQVTLREQPVELSPREFALLCALLMPPGMVRSRQELLRMAWPPFSGGPRSVDTQVLTLRRKLEQAGLGEGGGITTVRQQGYRFSLDNLPE, encoded by the coding sequence GTGACCTCTTCCTCCCACGATCTTCTCGTTCATGGATCCGGTCAGGCTCCAGTGCAGCAGCAAAGCACGGCTTCACTCGCTGCACGTGAGCCGGCACGGATTCTTGTGGTCGAACCCCACCCGACCCTACGAACGGTGCTCGTTCAGCGCCTTCGCCAAGATGGTCATCTCACGGCTGCCGTTTCATCCTGCGAAGAAGCGCTTGAGCTTTGTCAAGAACAAGCTCCAGACCTGTTGGTGAGCGCTGAGTTGCTTGAACACAGCTCAGCCCTCAGGCTGGGTCAGCAATTGCGTTGCCCCGTGATTGTTCTGACAGCAAGAAGCGGAGCTGAACCGGTCGTTGGCCTCCTGGACGATGGAGCCGATGACGTTCTCCGCAAGCCGTTTGGTCTAGAAGAGCTTGCAGCCCGTTGTCGCACGCTTCTCAAGCGCGGGCGGAGTGGTCTGCAGGAGCGCGTGACTGTGGGGCCCCTGGAAGTGCATCTGCTGCTTCGACAAGTCACGTTGCGAGAGCAGCCCGTTGAACTCAGCCCCCGCGAATTCGCCTTGCTTTGTGCCCTCTTGATGCCGCCGGGGATGGTGCGCAGTCGTCAAGAACTCCTCCGCATGGCGTGGCCTCCGTTCAGTGGTGGACCCCGATCTGTGGATACCCAAGTGCTGACGCTGCGTCGCAAGCTCGAGCAGGCTGGCCTCGGTGAAGGTGGCGGAATCACCACAGTCCGCCAGCAGGGCTATCGATTCAGCCTCGACAATTTGCCGGAGTAG
- a CDS encoding BolA family protein — protein sequence MVQPDAVCSAIRRAIPDAQVSVEDLTGGGDHLQVSVVSTAFDGLNKIRQHQLVYRALKEELASEAIHALALNTSTPS from the coding sequence ATGGTCCAGCCGGACGCCGTCTGCTCCGCGATCCGTCGTGCCATTCCCGACGCTCAAGTGAGCGTTGAGGACCTCACCGGTGGCGGTGACCACCTCCAGGTCAGTGTGGTCTCTACGGCATTTGATGGTCTGAACAAAATCCGTCAGCACCAGTTGGTGTATCGGGCTCTGAAGGAAGAGCTTGCTTCGGAAGCCATTCATGCCTTGGCGTTAAACACTTCCACACCTTCCTAA
- a CDS encoding response regulator transcription factor: MDGQARVAVVDDDHRLRTLIQEELIDEGVLPIPCTSGEELLELIKQDQIDLILLDLMMPGMDGMSCLRALEGISCGVPILVVTALSDEIKREEVMNHGASEYILKPDLFERLPDLLNQYLPGRS; this comes from the coding sequence ATGGACGGCCAAGCACGTGTTGCTGTCGTTGACGATGACCACCGCCTGCGAACCCTGATTCAGGAAGAACTCATCGATGAAGGTGTGCTGCCGATTCCATGCACTTCAGGAGAAGAGCTTCTCGAACTAATCAAACAGGATCAGATTGATCTGATTCTTCTTGACTTGATGATGCCAGGCATGGATGGCATGAGTTGTTTAAGAGCTCTTGAAGGCATATCGTGCGGGGTCCCCATCCTCGTTGTCACAGCCTTGAGTGACGAGATCAAGCGCGAGGAAGTGATGAACCATGGTGCATCGGAATATATTTTGAAGCCAGATCTCTTTGAACGATTGCCAGACCTTCTCAATCAATATCTTCCAGGTCGGAGCTAA
- a CDS encoding pyridoxine 5'-phosphate synthase, with amino-acid sequence MASLGVNIDHIANVRQARRTVEPDPVPMALLAELGGADGITVHLREDRRHIQDRDVELLRQTVRSRLNLEMAATEEMVSIALRIQPDMVTLVPERREEVTTEGGLDVAMQQGTLSDMIQRLQAAGIPVSLFVDPDPAQLKACADSGARWVELHTGTYAEADWQHQPQELARLTEATAWARSMGLRVNAGHGLTYQNVEPIAAIEGMEELNIGHTIIARALAVGLKAAVSEMRALVQNPRREPLFGS; translated from the coding sequence GTGGCCAGCCTTGGCGTGAATATTGACCACATTGCCAACGTGCGCCAAGCCCGGCGCACCGTTGAACCTGATCCAGTTCCAATGGCCCTCTTGGCGGAACTGGGTGGAGCTGATGGAATCACCGTTCACCTGCGTGAAGATCGGCGCCACATCCAAGACAGGGACGTTGAACTGTTAAGGCAAACGGTTCGAAGCCGTTTAAACCTGGAGATGGCTGCAACAGAGGAGATGGTCTCCATTGCCCTGCGGATCCAACCCGACATGGTGACGCTTGTGCCGGAACGGCGCGAAGAGGTCACCACCGAAGGCGGCCTCGATGTGGCAATGCAGCAGGGAACGCTGAGCGACATGATTCAGCGGCTGCAGGCTGCTGGTATTCCCGTCAGCCTGTTCGTTGATCCCGATCCAGCTCAACTCAAAGCCTGTGCAGACTCAGGGGCGCGTTGGGTTGAACTCCACACAGGCACTTATGCGGAAGCTGACTGGCAACATCAACCGCAGGAACTCGCCAGGCTGACGGAGGCCACGGCGTGGGCTCGATCGATGGGGCTGAGAGTGAACGCCGGGCATGGCCTCACCTACCAGAACGTGGAGCCCATCGCGGCCATTGAGGGGATGGAGGAGTTGAACATCGGTCACACCATCATTGCCAGGGCGTTAGCCGTCGGCTTGAAAGCTGCTGTGAGTGAAATGCGCGCTTTGGTACAGAATCCCCGGCGTGAGCCCTTGTTTGGAAGCTGA
- a CDS encoding alpha/beta fold hydrolase yields MAINRHSLEQVQRIPVQGGDVEIRLYQPHGEPERTRTPLLVTHGGPGGSSVGLYDALHALADQRPLIFYDQLGSFSSPAELLPEQRTLERFAFEPLQILNRLEIERTSLLGHSWGGSVMTQFCLNHPERVSALVLSSPLLSTRRWIEDCNALVDKIKSDLGKVADIDAEFERRHFSRNNQFINTLLAERRRSNTTLYNQMWGSSEFEHSGVLGNLDFFPSLNQISIPTLLICGEYDTATPRTLQEARDQIGTNAQLKVLLDAGHKTYIDNNADYIEVVKTFLDSGISLQERCPAFL; encoded by the coding sequence ATGGCCATCAATCGCCATTCGCTCGAACAGGTTCAGCGCATCCCAGTTCAGGGCGGTGATGTTGAGATTCGCCTCTACCAGCCCCATGGGGAGCCAGAACGGACACGAACACCCCTGCTGGTGACCCACGGAGGACCTGGTGGTTCCAGCGTCGGTCTCTATGACGCTTTGCACGCACTGGCAGACCAAAGGCCTTTGATCTTTTACGACCAACTCGGATCGTTCTCATCCCCGGCAGAACTGCTGCCTGAGCAAAGAACACTGGAGCGGTTTGCTTTTGAGCCATTACAGATTCTCAATCGGCTCGAGATTGAACGCACCTCACTCCTGGGTCACTCCTGGGGTGGAAGTGTGATGACGCAGTTTTGTCTGAATCATCCAGAGCGCGTCAGTGCCTTGGTGCTCTCATCGCCACTGTTGTCGACACGACGATGGATTGAAGACTGCAACGCGTTGGTAGACAAAATTAAATCTGATTTGGGAAAGGTTGCTGATATCGATGCTGAGTTTGAACGTCGACATTTTTCAAGAAACAATCAATTCATCAACACACTGCTTGCTGAACGTAGGCGATCCAACACAACTCTCTACAATCAGATGTGGGGATCTAGTGAATTTGAGCATTCGGGTGTACTTGGAAATCTCGACTTTTTTCCAAGCCTCAACCAAATTTCAATTCCGACCCTCTTGATTTGCGGTGAATATGACACAGCAACACCAAGAACTCTGCAAGAAGCAAGGGATCAAATTGGGACCAACGCACAACTCAAAGTGTTGCTCGATGCAGGTCACAAAACCTACATCGATAATAATGCTGACTACATCGAGGTCGTCAAGACATTCTTGGATTCAGGGATCAGCTTGCAAGAGCGATGTCCAGCTTTTCTTTGA
- a CDS encoding 1-acyl-sn-glycerol-3-phosphate acyltransferase: MSSTLATRASALETDINPFWAPLAMILTQDVALHYLRGRTVLGAENLPKQGPVLLAPTHRARWDALMIPMAAGRRVTGRDCRFMVTRTEMSGLQGWFLHRLGCFAVDQQKPSLTTLRFALDLLESGQQLVVFPEGRINRTDDPIKLEQGLVRLAQLAHRHGVNVQVVPVGLAYNPARPGPRSRSAICFAPALSVQGKGKDETLRFNHELAASMHTAEQAARECIDRPLHCT, encoded by the coding sequence GTGTCCAGCACCCTGGCGACACGTGCATCAGCTCTTGAAACGGATATCAATCCGTTTTGGGCACCCTTGGCCATGATCCTCACCCAAGACGTGGCCCTGCATTACCTGCGTGGCCGCACGGTGCTTGGTGCTGAAAATCTTCCCAAACAAGGCCCCGTCCTTCTGGCGCCCACCCATCGAGCCCGTTGGGACGCGCTGATGATCCCGATGGCCGCTGGTCGTCGTGTGACGGGTCGTGATTGCCGCTTCATGGTCACCCGCACCGAGATGTCAGGCCTGCAGGGATGGTTTCTGCACCGGCTTGGTTGCTTTGCTGTTGATCAACAGAAACCGTCGTTGACCACCCTGCGTTTCGCGTTGGATTTGCTTGAAAGTGGCCAACAACTGGTGGTGTTCCCTGAAGGCCGGATCAACCGCACAGATGATCCGATCAAACTCGAACAGGGTTTGGTGCGTCTTGCGCAGCTGGCGCATCGACATGGCGTGAATGTGCAAGTTGTTCCAGTGGGACTTGCCTACAACCCAGCCCGACCTGGTCCTCGCAGTCGTTCGGCCATTTGCTTCGCTCCTGCACTGTCGGTTCAAGGAAAAGGCAAAGACGAAACTCTTCGTTTTAACCATGAACTGGCCGCCAGCATGCATACGGCTGAACAAGCGGCCCGGGAATGTATCGATCGACCACTCCATTGCACGTAA
- a CDS encoding DUF3104 domain-containing protein codes for MLAQSFSGNPAPEPVFLNVRPGQLVIVQNEATPGSQCSQDWWMGQVLHCTGGARNPNNHNLFQIIDVDDGMIRWVNADLVSHILHSLDGLHERKHAIDD; via the coding sequence ATGCTCGCTCAGTCTTTTTCAGGCAACCCGGCGCCGGAACCTGTCTTTCTGAATGTCAGGCCAGGTCAGCTGGTGATTGTCCAGAACGAGGCCACGCCTGGGTCTCAGTGCAGTCAAGATTGGTGGATGGGCCAGGTTCTCCATTGCACGGGTGGCGCGAGAAACCCCAACAACCACAACCTTTTCCAGATCATCGACGTTGACGACGGGATGATCCGCTGGGTGAACGCTGATCTCGTCAGCCATATCCTGCACAGCCTTGATGGGCTGCATGAGCGCAAGCACGCAATCGATGACTGA
- a CDS encoding photosystem II protein Y, whose translation MDLRLVLVASPILLALGWAAFNISRAAVGQLQMMLKRSRA comes from the coding sequence ATGGATCTTCGGCTCGTCCTCGTGGCATCCCCCATCCTTCTGGCACTGGGCTGGGCAGCCTTCAACATCAGCAGGGCTGCTGTGGGCCAGCTTCAAATGATGCTGAAGCGCAGCCGCGCCTGA
- a CDS encoding ATP-binding protein, with amino-acid sequence MAADQPDNKNREPNELVVQLRQSLGLLRVAFDATEEAMLILDEHHHVRWVNRAAAQCFGNGLALRVIGKRFQQVATFRHPDQRDLPQEDYQHPLSQAKLGDGQMLLLIQPLLVNDSSLSTAVQRMVSWKPITELNEPYLLIVFRDLDPLEKALQQQRSFINKLAHELRTPLAIISGNLKRLSRFSKLDDAMLRPLEDVRSETKRMVGLVDKLVVLSELDTDQFAWSFERHPFQVFIELWLDSLDQEKRSLIQLSISEQCMAREVELDHSAFGRVMNNLFDNSQRFTSGTNPFMIHGSFHHDCIDLLVTDGGTLAVDDSRLTNVFDRFSKLEENRNPTFGEGSGLGLAVVKALVAGMNGTVKASLENNHDSEKSRGIKISIIFPSPNVINADISSDLEDID; translated from the coding sequence ATGGCTGCTGATCAACCCGATAACAAGAATCGCGAACCCAATGAACTTGTTGTGCAATTGCGCCAGTCTTTGGGCCTACTTCGCGTGGCCTTTGATGCTACTGAAGAAGCCATGCTCATTCTTGATGAGCATCACCATGTTCGCTGGGTAAATCGTGCTGCTGCTCAATGTTTCGGCAACGGTCTAGCACTGAGGGTTATTGGAAAGCGATTCCAACAGGTCGCTACTTTTCGACATCCCGATCAACGAGATTTGCCCCAAGAAGATTACCAACACCCGCTATCCCAAGCCAAGCTTGGTGACGGCCAGATGCTGCTGCTAATTCAACCTTTGCTAGTCAATGATTCATCTCTATCAACAGCTGTGCAGCGGATGGTGAGCTGGAAACCAATCACCGAGCTCAATGAGCCGTATCTTTTAATTGTGTTCCGTGACTTAGATCCGCTTGAGAAAGCATTGCAGCAACAGAGGTCCTTCATTAATAAACTCGCTCATGAGTTGCGCACTCCTCTAGCAATTATCAGTGGAAACTTGAAACGGCTTTCACGCTTCTCTAAGCTCGACGATGCGATGCTCCGCCCTCTTGAGGATGTTCGCTCGGAAACGAAGAGAATGGTCGGCTTAGTCGACAAGCTTGTTGTTCTTTCTGAACTTGACACCGACCAATTTGCATGGTCATTCGAACGCCACCCTTTCCAAGTTTTTATTGAGCTATGGCTTGATTCTCTCGATCAAGAAAAAAGAAGTTTGATTCAGCTATCAATATCAGAGCAATGCATGGCTCGTGAGGTTGAGCTTGATCATTCAGCTTTTGGCAGAGTGATGAATAACTTATTCGACAATAGTCAGCGTTTCACCAGCGGCACGAATCCATTTATGATTCATGGATCGTTTCATCACGACTGCATTGATCTGCTCGTGACTGATGGTGGCACCCTTGCAGTTGACGATTCTCGCCTTACAAATGTATTCGATCGATTCAGCAAACTTGAAGAAAACAGGAATCCCACTTTTGGGGAGGGGAGTGGCCTGGGGCTAGCTGTTGTGAAAGCACTTGTGGCGGGAATGAACGGAACGGTTAAAGCCAGCCTGGAAAACAATCATGACTCTGAAAAGAGCCGCGGTATCAAAATCTCAATCATCTTCCCGAGCCCTAATGTAATAAACGCTGATATTAGCTCCGACCTGGAAGATATTGATTGA
- the trmFO gene encoding FADH(2)-oxidizing methylenetetrahydrofolate--tRNA-(uracil(54)-C(5))-methyltransferase TrmFO → MDEASVVVIGAGLAGTEAAWQVAQSGVRVRLVEMRPLRRSPAHHSSEFAELVCSNSFGALSSDRAAGLLQEELRRLGSLVITTADAHAVPAGGALAVDRGRYSAALTLALEQHPLVTVERREQMTLPESDQITVLATGPLTSETLAEDLRAFTGRDDCHFFDAASPIVDGETIDMERAFRASRYDKGDADYINCPMNEAEYHAFRDALLAAEQAELKDFEKDNATFFEGCLPIEELARRGEDTMRYGPLKPIGLWDPRWGDVNDRDVRRAKRAYAVVQLRQEDKDGRLWNLVGFQTNLKWGEQKRVLRMIPGLEQAEFVRFGVMHRNTFLEAPELLQPTLQFRRRERLLAAGQITGTEGYAAAVAGGWLAGTNAARLAKGQATIDLPPTCMIGALTHFISEAPSGKFQPMPPNFGLLPALPERIRDKRRRYGAYRDRALQDLQLAADQHNSALVACPV, encoded by the coding sequence TTGGACGAAGCTTCCGTTGTTGTTATCGGTGCCGGTCTTGCTGGCACTGAAGCAGCGTGGCAAGTCGCACAATCTGGAGTGCGTGTTCGTCTTGTCGAGATGCGCCCACTGAGGCGATCACCGGCACATCACAGCAGTGAATTTGCAGAGTTGGTCTGCAGCAATAGCTTCGGGGCCTTAAGCAGCGATCGAGCCGCTGGCTTGCTTCAGGAGGAGTTACGACGCCTGGGGTCTCTAGTCATCACGACTGCTGACGCACACGCTGTTCCAGCTGGAGGCGCTTTGGCTGTAGACCGCGGGCGTTACAGCGCTGCCCTCACCTTGGCTCTCGAGCAGCACCCGCTTGTGACCGTCGAAAGGCGTGAACAGATGACTTTGCCGGAGTCGGATCAGATCACGGTGCTGGCTACTGGACCGCTCACGAGTGAAACCCTTGCCGAAGACCTGCGTGCCTTCACAGGTCGTGATGACTGTCATTTCTTCGATGCAGCCAGCCCAATCGTTGATGGTGAAACCATTGACATGGAAAGGGCATTCCGCGCCAGTCGATACGACAAAGGCGATGCGGACTACATCAATTGCCCGATGAATGAGGCTGAGTATCACGCGTTCCGTGATGCACTGCTTGCTGCTGAGCAAGCTGAACTGAAGGATTTCGAGAAGGACAACGCCACGTTCTTCGAGGGATGCTTACCGATCGAAGAACTCGCCCGACGCGGTGAGGACACGATGCGGTACGGACCGCTCAAACCGATTGGCTTGTGGGATCCACGCTGGGGTGACGTCAATGATCGTGATGTTCGGCGAGCCAAGCGTGCCTACGCCGTCGTTCAGTTACGGCAGGAAGACAAGGACGGTCGTCTTTGGAACCTTGTGGGTTTTCAGACGAATCTCAAGTGGGGAGAGCAGAAGCGTGTGCTCCGCATGATTCCAGGCCTTGAACAGGCAGAGTTTGTTCGCTTTGGAGTGATGCATCGCAACACGTTTCTGGAAGCTCCAGAACTGCTGCAGCCAACGCTTCAGTTCAGGCGTCGAGAACGTCTGCTTGCTGCCGGACAGATCACAGGCACCGAGGGGTACGCCGCAGCTGTTGCTGGTGGCTGGCTGGCTGGCACCAATGCTGCGCGGCTGGCCAAGGGTCAAGCAACCATCGACCTTCCACCGACCTGCATGATTGGCGCATTGACCCATTTCATTAGCGAAGCACCATCTGGCAAGTTTCAACCAATGCCTCCAAATTTCGGCCTCCTACCCGCGTTGCCGGAACGCATTCGCGATAAGAGGCGTCGCTATGGGGCTTATCGGGATAGAGCGCTGCAGGATCTTCAGTTAGCCGCGGACCAGCACAATTCCGCTCTTGTCGCCTGTCCGGTTTGA
- a CDS encoding DUF6761 family protein, producing MTSLQHPEAIRHFQALCDACQELTTRYHGPSELRLYADGYLHALRRSGDLDPREMTKLEMLIERWILDPSSFIGPEGDVRTLYQHPNQY from the coding sequence ATGACATCCCTTCAGCACCCGGAAGCAATTCGTCACTTCCAGGCTCTGTGTGATGCCTGTCAGGAGTTGACCACGCGCTACCACGGTCCGTCAGAACTTCGGCTCTACGCAGACGGCTATCTGCATGCATTGCGTCGGTCTGGGGATCTCGATCCAAGAGAGATGACCAAGTTGGAGATGTTGATTGAGCGTTGGATTCTTGATCCATCGAGCTTCATTGGCCCGGAAGGAGATGTCAGAACCTTGTATCAACATCCCAATCAGTACTAA
- a CDS encoding gamma carbonic anhydrase family protein — MTVPPARAGFLTATPRIDPTAWIADSAVVMGDVQMAAGSSLWPTAVARADMAPIKIGPRSNVQDGAVLHGDPGQPVLIGSDVTVGHRAVVHGCTLRDGCLVGIGAVVLNGVTVGEGSLVAAGAVVTRDVPPRSLVAGVPATVKRVLTDQDVNHQRAHAAHYAELAEAWSKLLQNQTV, encoded by the coding sequence ATGACCGTTCCACCAGCGCGAGCCGGGTTTCTGACCGCAACACCGCGCATCGATCCCACGGCTTGGATAGCGGATTCCGCTGTTGTCATGGGCGACGTGCAGATGGCGGCAGGATCCAGCCTTTGGCCAACAGCAGTTGCCAGAGCAGACATGGCTCCTATCAAGATTGGTCCACGCAGCAACGTGCAAGACGGGGCAGTACTGCATGGCGATCCTGGCCAACCTGTGCTGATTGGCTCTGATGTCACTGTTGGTCATCGTGCTGTGGTGCACGGATGCACGTTGCGAGACGGTTGCCTCGTGGGGATCGGCGCGGTTGTGCTGAATGGCGTCACGGTCGGGGAAGGATCCCTCGTTGCGGCTGGCGCTGTTGTGACCCGCGATGTTCCTCCTCGTTCACTCGTTGCTGGGGTACCAGCAACAGTGAAAAGGGTTCTCACAGACCAAGACGTGAATCACCAGCGCGCCCATGCAGCGCACTACGCCGAATTGGCTGAAGCTTGGTCAAAATTGCTGCAAAACCAAACGGTCTGA
- a CDS encoding MgPME-cyclase complex family protein has protein sequence MTVYHFVAASERFLTQEEPLEEVLKERRRHYAEENKDIDFWLVRQPVFLDSPSLSDIKGQLPQPAAAVVSTDAKFITFLKLRLEFVLQGTFEAPTDVIPDPLASAS, from the coding sequence ATGACCGTGTACCACTTCGTTGCTGCAAGCGAGCGCTTTCTGACCCAAGAGGAGCCGCTTGAGGAGGTTCTCAAAGAACGCCGTCGCCACTACGCCGAAGAGAACAAGGACATTGACTTCTGGCTGGTTCGGCAGCCCGTGTTTCTTGACAGCCCAAGCCTGTCTGACATCAAAGGCCAACTGCCCCAGCCTGCTGCAGCGGTGGTTTCCACTGACGCCAAATTCATTACCTTCTTGAAGCTGCGACTTGAGTTTGTCCTCCAAGGGACATTCGAGGCACCCACGGATGTGATCCCCGATCCGCTGGCATCAGCCAGCTGA
- a CDS encoding early protein (E6), with product MPSKPRNRVGEVYGRLTVVRSSERRTKSGNAYWWCRCVCGREREVPSDKLSHNTTRRKPVVTACLECSKELQVEGVYAKNDREEVERRNQAKENRERLVGQVPDAWLRMPFTDAHARELGELHFFRGTRCLRNHLAPYRINGGCLACAGQVPSALVNPPAKE from the coding sequence ATGCCATCAAAGCCAAGAAATCGTGTCGGAGAAGTCTATGGACGTCTCACTGTTGTGAGGTCGTCTGAACGCAGAACCAAGAGTGGCAATGCGTATTGGTGGTGTCGTTGTGTTTGTGGTCGAGAAAGAGAAGTTCCGAGTGACAAGCTTTCGCACAACACAACTCGACGAAAGCCAGTGGTGACGGCTTGTCTCGAATGTTCAAAGGAATTGCAGGTTGAAGGCGTCTACGCGAAGAATGATCGCGAGGAGGTTGAACGACGCAATCAGGCTAAAGAGAATCGAGAACGGCTGGTCGGCCAAGTGCCTGATGCCTGGTTGAGGATGCCATTCACCGATGCTCATGCTCGAGAGTTGGGAGAACTTCACTTCTTCCGGGGGACTCGTTGTCTTCGCAATCATCTGGCTCCTTATCGAATCAACGGAGGATGTTTAGCCTGTGCTGGGCAGGTTCCTTCTGCGTTGGTGAATCCGCCTGCTAAAGAGTGA
- the crtH gene encoding carotenoid isomerase produces MSANPEWDVIVIGSGIGGLVTASQLAAKGAKTLVLERYLIPGGSGGSFKRDGFTFDVGASMIFGFGEHGHTNLLTRALADVGQSCETIPDPVQLEYHLPNGLTMAVDRDYDGFIARMSDQFPHEAVGIRAFYNTCWQVFRCLDAMPLLSLEDPAYLAKVFFKAPLACLGLARWLPFNVGDVARKHIRDQELLRLIDMECFCWSVMPADRTPMINAGMVFSDRHAGGINYPKGGVGKIAEKLVAGLEAHGGSIRYGSRVTDVLVENGRAVGVRLADGDTIQAKRIVSNATRWDTFAGEGSPQRTLVNREHTPKAESTWRKRYQPSSSFLSLHLGVRADVIPDGFHCHHLLLEDWDNLEAEQGVIFVSIPTLLDPSLAPDGRHIVHTFTMSDIQPWSKLSPRDYKRKKEQDAARLVKRLEAILPGLGDAIELQEIGTPRTHRRFLGRMGGTYGPIPASQLPGLLPMPFNRTGLSGLYCVGDSCFPGQGLNAVAFSGYACSHRIGADLGLNAWALPA; encoded by the coding sequence GTGAGTGCGAACCCTGAATGGGATGTGATCGTGATCGGGTCCGGAATTGGAGGACTGGTCACCGCCTCCCAATTGGCCGCCAAAGGGGCCAAGACGCTGGTTCTCGAGCGCTATCTGATCCCTGGAGGTTCCGGAGGCAGCTTCAAGCGCGATGGCTTCACGTTTGATGTCGGCGCTTCAATGATCTTTGGCTTCGGCGAGCATGGCCACACCAACCTGCTTACGCGCGCGCTTGCGGATGTGGGGCAGTCGTGTGAAACCATTCCTGATCCTGTGCAACTGGAATACCACTTGCCCAATGGGCTCACCATGGCTGTGGATCGGGATTACGACGGCTTTATCGCCCGCATGAGCGATCAATTTCCTCATGAAGCCGTTGGCATTCGAGCTTTCTACAACACCTGCTGGCAGGTCTTCCGCTGTTTGGATGCCATGCCTTTGCTGTCACTAGAAGATCCGGCTTATCTCGCCAAAGTGTTCTTCAAAGCTCCGCTCGCCTGCCTCGGCCTGGCGCGATGGTTGCCATTCAATGTTGGCGATGTGGCACGCAAACACATCCGTGATCAGGAGCTGCTGCGCTTGATCGATATGGAGTGTTTCTGTTGGTCTGTGATGCCGGCTGATCGAACGCCGATGATCAATGCCGGCATGGTCTTCTCAGATCGCCACGCCGGTGGAATCAATTATCCAAAGGGCGGTGTCGGCAAAATCGCTGAGAAGTTGGTTGCAGGGCTGGAAGCTCACGGCGGATCAATTCGCTACGGATCCCGTGTCACTGACGTACTCGTGGAGAACGGAAGGGCTGTTGGTGTACGGCTCGCCGACGGAGACACCATCCAGGCAAAGCGCATCGTTAGCAATGCCACCCGCTGGGACACCTTTGCCGGAGAAGGCTCTCCCCAACGCACCCTGGTCAACCGCGAACACACCCCCAAAGCTGAATCCACTTGGCGCAAGCGCTACCAACCATCGAGCTCGTTTCTTTCACTCCATCTGGGTGTACGTGCCGATGTCATTCCTGACGGGTTCCACTGTCACCACTTGCTGCTTGAGGACTGGGACAATCTTGAAGCTGAGCAGGGGGTGATCTTCGTGTCGATTCCGACGTTGCTCGATCCTTCGCTTGCACCTGACGGCCGGCACATCGTTCACACCTTCACGATGAGTGACATCCAGCCATGGTCAAAGTTGTCACCGAGGGACTACAAGCGCAAAAAAGAACAGGATGCTGCGCGTTTGGTCAAACGCCTTGAAGCCATCCTTCCGGGTCTTGGAGACGCGATTGAGCTCCAGGAAATTGGGACACCACGCACACACCGCCGTTTCCTTGGCCGGATGGGTGGAACCTATGGACCGATCCCGGCTTCGCAATTGCCCGGACTACTGCCCATGCCATTCAATCGAACTGGTTTAAGCGGTTTGTATTGCGTTGGTGACTCTTGTTTCCCCGGTCAAGGCCTCAATGCTGTTGCCTTCAGTGGTTATGCATGCAGCCACCGGATTGGAGCTGATCTCGGCCTCAACGCCTGGGCGCTTCCGGCCTAA
- the grxD gene encoding Grx4 family monothiol glutaredoxin, whose translation MDTQTQTRIESLIKSSPVFVFMKGTKLMPQCGFSNNVVQILNALGVSFETFDVLSDMEIRQGIKEFSDWPTIPQVYVQGEFMGGSDILIEMYNDGTLKEKLDIALAS comes from the coding sequence ATGGACACTCAGACGCAAACCCGAATCGAAAGCCTAATTAAGTCGAGCCCGGTCTTCGTTTTCATGAAGGGGACCAAGCTGATGCCGCAATGTGGATTTTCAAACAATGTGGTGCAGATCCTCAATGCATTGGGTGTGAGTTTTGAAACCTTTGATGTTCTCTCCGACATGGAGATTCGCCAAGGTATTAAAGAGTTTTCAGATTGGCCAACAATCCCTCAGGTTTATGTGCAGGGAGAATTCATGGGTGGCTCTGACATCTTGATTGAGATGTACAACGACGGTACTCTCAAAGAAAAGCTGGACATCGCTCTTGCAAGCTGA